A portion of the Calothrix sp. 336/3 genome contains these proteins:
- a CDS encoding Crp/Fnr family transcriptional regulator, whose translation MLTTVERLLFVRRVPIFKELRDDFIVRLAAVMNELSFSSNYTIFKAGDEGRSLYIVISGKVRIHIEQQQLAVFTKGESFGEMAVFDSQPRSASATTTEACECLELTQEQLYDAIDETPEIAVNIIGILSRRIRELNDKINSVRMRE comes from the coding sequence ATGCTCACTACCGTTGAACGTCTATTATTTGTCCGCAGAGTCCCGATTTTCAAAGAATTACGGGATGATTTTATTGTGCGTCTGGCTGCGGTGATGAATGAATTGTCCTTTTCCAGTAATTATACAATTTTTAAAGCTGGGGATGAGGGGCGATCGCTATACATAGTTATCTCAGGGAAAGTCAGAATCCACATTGAGCAGCAACAATTGGCAGTATTTACTAAGGGAGAATCCTTTGGGGAGATGGCTGTTTTTGATTCTCAACCGCGTTCAGCTTCTGCAACTACCACGGAAGCTTGCGAATGTTTGGAACTTACCCAGGAGCAACTCTACGACGCTATCGATGAAACTCCGGAAATTGCGGTGAATATTATTGGTATTCTCTCACGGCGAATTCGGGAATTGAATGACAAAATTAACAGTGTGAGGATGCGAGAGTGA
- a CDS encoding NifU family protein, translating to MTNLEELVTEISRYEKIISEWDETQRGVVTGLKRAIEDLHKEALTRLIRSVKQESITALRHAVEDEIVYGTLLYHDLVKAPKLPLEKRLATALDEIRPSLINHHGDIELVSIKLPDTVEIRLVGACSHCPTSNLTLSQGVEQAIKNYCPEILHVVAVR from the coding sequence ATGACAAATTTAGAAGAATTAGTCACAGAAATTAGTCGTTATGAAAAAATAATTTCTGAATGGGACGAAACCCAACGTGGAGTAGTTACTGGGTTAAAAAGGGCAATTGAAGATTTACATAAAGAAGCTTTAACTCGTTTAATTAGAAGCGTAAAACAAGAGTCAATTACAGCACTACGTCACGCTGTTGAAGATGAAATTGTGTACGGAACTTTACTATATCATGATTTAGTAAAAGCTCCCAAACTCCCACTAGAAAAACGATTAGCAACTGCCTTAGATGAGATTCGTCCTAGTTTAATTAACCACCACGGAGATATAGAATTAGTCTCAATTAAATTACCAGATACTGTAGAAATTAGATTAGTTGGCGCTTGTAGTCATTGCCCCACATCAAACCTGACTTTATCTCAGGGAGTTGAGCAAGCAATAAAAAACTATTGCCCAGAAATTCTTCATGTGGTCGCAGTTAGGTAA
- a CDS encoding transporter substrate-binding domain-containing protein, with protein sequence MGKYDIFDALIMATRIKTVNQLFFLQKFKFATIAISLIFAAIGMTGCGQQSGDTTAKGTLEKIKQRDKIVIGVKTDYTPFGFIDKNGKNAGLEVDIANYIAKELLGSESKVEFVSVVAANRIEFLKQGKIDLVIATMTDTPERRKVIDFSENYYSAGTGLLTRKDSGIKSWDNLKGKKVCGIQGSFYNKELIERGIQMANFPGTAEAYKALQEGRCVGFAYDDSALIGKLLEPNWSKDWHQPLPPILPQGWGMGIRKGDTKFLESVNQTILKMEAAGFIVAAEKKWKIPATDYAKKRMAAAKQKSSK encoded by the coding sequence ATGGGAAAATATGATATTTTTGATGCATTGATTATGGCAACAAGAATTAAGACAGTGAATCAATTATTTTTTTTACAAAAATTCAAATTTGCGACCATAGCTATTAGTCTGATTTTTGCAGCTATTGGTATGACAGGATGTGGGCAACAAAGTGGAGATACCACTGCCAAGGGAACCCTCGAAAAAATCAAACAACGGGACAAAATTGTCATTGGAGTCAAAACAGATTATACTCCCTTTGGCTTTATCGATAAAAATGGGAAAAATGCTGGCTTAGAAGTTGACATTGCCAATTATATTGCTAAAGAATTACTTGGTTCTGAGAGTAAAGTGGAATTCGTCTCTGTAGTTGCTGCCAACAGAATTGAATTTCTGAAACAAGGCAAGATAGATTTAGTAATTGCTACCATGACTGATACTCCAGAACGCAGAAAAGTCATTGATTTTTCGGAAAATTATTATTCTGCTGGTACTGGACTTTTAACACGCAAAGATAGTGGAATTAAAAGCTGGGATAATTTAAAAGGTAAAAAAGTTTGCGGTATTCAAGGTTCTTTTTATAACAAGGAACTCATAGAAAGAGGAATCCAAATGGCGAATTTTCCGGGCACTGCGGAAGCCTACAAAGCTTTACAGGAAGGGCGCTGTGTGGGATTTGCCTATGATGATTCGGCGTTAATCGGTAAACTTTTAGAGCCTAATTGGTCAAAAGATTGGCATCAACCCTTACCTCCAATTTTACCCCAAGGTTGGGGGATGGGCATACGTAAAGGCGATACCAAATTTCTAGAGAGTGTGAATCAAACCATTTTGAAAATGGAGGCAGCAGGATTTATTGTTGCGGCTGAAAAGAAATGGAAGATTCCAGCTACAGATTATGCAAAAAAACGTATGGCGGCAGCTAAACAAAAGTCTAGTAAATAG
- a CDS encoding DUF1636 domain-containing protein, with product MPAQHIMFVCTTCASVWKDGKRVGTSGGEELFEKLQELHSDWQLASEFQMQPVECMSACSRSCVVSFSSPGKYTYLFGDIPSEISPESVSNILECASKYYDHPQGLLPWQDRPEPLKKGILARIPAIAHQTPNLTTQSENIAPV from the coding sequence ATGCCAGCTCAACATATCATGTTTGTCTGCACTACCTGTGCCAGCGTCTGGAAAGATGGTAAGCGCGTCGGTACAAGTGGCGGTGAAGAATTATTCGAGAAACTCCAGGAATTACACTCAGATTGGCAATTAGCATCAGAATTTCAGATGCAACCTGTGGAATGTATGAGTGCTTGTAGCCGCTCCTGTGTAGTTTCTTTCTCCAGTCCTGGAAAATATACTTATTTGTTCGGTGACATCCCTTCAGAAATATCGCCGGAAAGTGTCAGTAATATTCTGGAATGTGCAAGTAAGTATTATGACCATCCCCAAGGATTACTACCCTGGCAAGATAGACCAGAACCTCTGAAAAAAGGTATTTTAGCTAGAATTCCCGCGATCGCCCATCAAACACCAAATTTGACCACGCAATCAGAAAATATTGCCCCTGTATAA
- a CDS encoding NHL repeat containing protein — MTNYIQDETSKKHLFDNQPIIIGQDFSPDKLPIPSLPSAHEIFAPRGACLFAHTGYLWVSDTGNHRLLGWEKIPKTDNQAANWVIGQPDFYHEGQNGKNLVNSHTVSVPTGICECAKGMAVADAWNHRVLIWQEVPGDTNVPADIVLGQADFTSNLPNRGKGEATANTLNWCYGVYYFQGKLFVADTGNRRVLIWHELPRENGQPADLVLGQSDMISRDENGGNSPNSRSMRWCHDITFWGENLVVTDAGNNRVMIWQGMPTENNQPCTVVLGQRDFHAVEMNQNNYFPNSSSLSMPYGVESYQNYLLVADTANSRILGWEKSDNLLDLWNRNADILLGQTTFTSKSENRDFGRPKRDSFNWCYGIQVCHDTAIIADSGNNRILLWKLNHGG; from the coding sequence ATGACTAATTACATCCAAGATGAAACATCAAAAAAACATTTATTTGATAATCAGCCAATAATTATCGGACAAGATTTTTCTCCAGATAAATTACCTATTCCCTCCCTTCCTAGCGCCCATGAAATATTTGCTCCCCGTGGAGCTTGTTTATTTGCTCATACAGGTTATCTCTGGGTATCAGATACAGGTAATCATCGTTTATTAGGATGGGAAAAAATACCAAAAACAGATAATCAAGCTGCTAACTGGGTAATTGGACAACCAGATTTTTACCATGAAGGGCAAAACGGAAAAAATCTCGTTAATTCTCATACAGTGAGTGTTCCCACAGGTATTTGTGAATGTGCTAAAGGAATGGCAGTTGCTGATGCGTGGAATCATCGAGTTTTAATTTGGCAAGAAGTTCCTGGAGATACGAATGTACCCGCAGATATCGTTTTAGGACAGGCTGATTTTACCAGTAATTTACCCAATCGAGGAAAAGGAGAAGCCACAGCGAATACTTTAAATTGGTGTTATGGAGTTTATTATTTTCAAGGTAAATTATTTGTCGCAGATACGGGTAATCGTCGTGTTCTAATTTGGCATGAATTACCGAGGGAAAATGGACAACCTGCTGACCTAGTTTTAGGGCAATCTGATATGATATCTCGCGATGAAAACGGTGGCAATAGTCCTAATTCCCGGAGTATGCGCTGGTGCCATGATATTACCTTTTGGGGTGAAAATTTAGTAGTAACAGATGCAGGAAATAATCGTGTGATGATTTGGCAAGGAATGCCAACAGAAAATAATCAACCCTGTACTGTCGTATTAGGGCAAAGAGATTTTCATGCTGTTGAGATGAATCAAAATAATTACTTTCCCAATTCTAGTAGTTTGAGTATGCCCTATGGGGTCGAAAGTTATCAAAATTATTTATTAGTGGCGGATACGGCAAATTCTCGTATTTTGGGATGGGAAAAATCAGATAATTTATTAGATTTATGGAATAGAAATGCAGATATTTTGCTAGGACAAACAACATTTACATCAAAAAGTGAAAATAGAGATTTTGGCAGACCAAAAAGGGATAGTTTTAATTGGTGTTATGGTATCCAAGTTTGTCATGATACAGCAATCATTGCTGATTCTGGAAATAATCGTATTCTCCTCTGGAAGCTGAATCATGGTGGTTGA
- a CDS encoding amino acid ABC transporter permease gives MILLNLNFSWLNDPTYQGWLKEGIINTIILSVECIFFSLIIGVVGVWLQGLPGKWIQRILQGYIQLFRNTPPLVQIFFLFFVLAALLPKVYDPATGGETPILGSFGSAIIALSLFAGAFNIEIFRSGIEAVPKTMIEASSSLGLSRSQCFLLVIMPLAFRICLPSLNNNLVNLVKTTTLASAIATPELLYYAGQIYADNFATLEVMLFIWLVYILLVGILIGIMNWIEFKLRIPGYGN, from the coding sequence ATGATTTTGTTAAATCTCAACTTTTCCTGGCTCAATGACCCCACATACCAAGGATGGTTAAAAGAAGGAATTATTAACACCATCATCCTCTCTGTTGAATGTATATTTTTCTCTTTAATTATTGGTGTTGTCGGAGTTTGGTTGCAAGGGTTGCCAGGAAAATGGATACAGAGGATTTTGCAGGGCTATATTCAACTTTTTCGTAATACTCCCCCCTTAGTACAAATATTCTTTTTATTCTTTGTCCTAGCAGCACTTTTACCCAAGGTTTATGACCCTGCGACGGGAGGAGAAACACCAATTTTAGGCTCCTTTGGTAGTGCAATTATTGCCCTTTCTTTATTTGCTGGTGCTTTTAATATTGAGATATTTCGTTCCGGGATTGAAGCTGTACCCAAAACGATGATAGAAGCATCGTCAAGTTTAGGTTTATCCCGTAGCCAATGTTTCCTGTTGGTAATAATGCCCTTAGCTTTTCGGATTTGCTTACCATCATTAAATAATAACTTAGTCAATTTAGTCAAAACTACTACTTTGGCTTCCGCGATCGCCACCCCAGAACTCCTATACTATGCAGGACAAATCTATGCTGATAACTTTGCTACCTTGGAGGTGATGTTATTTATCTGGTTAGTATATATTCTCTTAGTAGGTATATTAATTGGCATCATGAATTGGATAGAATTTAAGTTGCGTATACCAGGTTATGGAAACTAA
- the infC gene encoding translation initiation factor IF-3, translating to MPVIEKKRTRDLPQINERIRFPKIRVIDTDGSQLGILTPQEAQQLAEEKELDLVLLSDKADPPVCRIMDYGKYKFEQEKKAREARKKQHTADVKEVKMRYKIEEHDYNVRVKQAERFLKDGDKVKATVMFRGREIQHSDLAETLLKRMATDLEPLAEVQQAPKKEGRNMMMLLSPKK from the coding sequence ATGCCTGTGATTGAGAAAAAAAGAACTCGCGACCTGCCCCAAATCAACGAGAGAATTCGCTTCCCGAAAATTCGGGTAATTGATACAGATGGAAGCCAACTGGGAATACTCACCCCGCAGGAAGCACAGCAGCTAGCAGAAGAAAAGGAATTAGATCTCGTGCTGCTGAGTGATAAGGCTGACCCGCCAGTTTGTCGGATCATGGACTATGGGAAATATAAGTTTGAGCAAGAGAAGAAAGCGCGGGAAGCTAGGAAGAAGCAGCATACGGCTGATGTGAAAGAAGTGAAGATGCGTTACAAGATTGAAGAACATGACTACAATGTGCGCGTCAAACAAGCAGAACGATTCTTGAAAGACGGCGACAAAGTCAAAGCGACTGTCATGTTCCGAGGTCGGGAAATTCAGCATAGTGATTTAGCTGAAACTTTGCTGAAGCGGATGGCAACTGATTTAGAACCCTTAGCGGAAGTGCAACAAGCACCGAAGAAGGAAGGACGGAACATGATGATGTTACTGTCACCGAAGAAATAG
- a CDS encoding ribonuclease produces MMKRLLLATLLTTFAIPSAALAQRQGTPGKFDFYVLALSWSPDYCASKGGSDRQQCGEGKKLGFVLHGLWPQYNRGYPANCSTQKLPPEVKKQFPNLFPSDKLYSHEWEKHGTCTGKTPAEYMALSKQYKEAVTIPAAYRKPVKPFRTTVADLKQEFAKANNGMSADSVAPSCSGSGRFLQEVLICFTKDGKLGVCSAEILKRSQKSCGQANLLVRNVR; encoded by the coding sequence ATGATGAAGAGGTTATTGTTGGCTACGTTATTGACAACTTTTGCTATACCCAGTGCTGCTTTAGCCCAAAGACAAGGAACACCTGGTAAATTTGATTTCTACGTATTGGCTTTATCTTGGTCACCAGATTATTGTGCAAGTAAAGGTGGTAGCGATCGCCAGCAGTGTGGAGAGGGTAAAAAATTGGGCTTTGTTCTCCATGGTCTGTGGCCCCAGTATAATCGGGGTTATCCGGCAAACTGTTCTACCCAAAAATTACCTCCAGAGGTGAAAAAACAGTTTCCGAATTTATTTCCAAGTGATAAGCTTTACAGCCATGAATGGGAAAAACACGGTACCTGTACTGGCAAAACACCCGCAGAATACATGGCTTTATCGAAACAATACAAGGAAGCTGTGACTATTCCTGCTGCCTATCGTAAACCTGTCAAACCTTTCCGTACCACAGTTGCTGACTTGAAACAGGAATTTGCCAAAGCAAATAACGGGATGTCCGCAGATAGTGTTGCTCCTTCCTGCTCCGGTTCGGGAAGATTTTTACAAGAGGTATTAATTTGTTTCACGAAAGATGGAAAACTCGGTGTTTGTAGTGCGGAAATTCTGAAGCGATCGCAGAAAAGCTGTGGACAAGCTAATTTATTGGTGAGAAATGTCCGCTAG
- a CDS encoding SGNH/GDSL hydrolase family protein codes for MAHIILLGDSIFDNANYVADGLPIIEQVRQGLVDSGDRADLLAVDGDSIQDIFQQLHRLPPSTTHLFISIGGNDALCYGAILQNSTPSLPAALQQIATMKTEFSRNYQQMLRAVLKLGLPTTVCTIYDQCPVLDPALRLLEFTALSMFNDCITRQAVEFGLPLIDLRVVCDEARDYSSLSPIEPSTVGGEKIARCIVQVVTEHNFSSHRTICYT; via the coding sequence ATGGCACATATCATTTTGCTAGGGGATTCAATTTTTGACAATGCCAATTATGTTGCAGATGGTTTACCAATCATTGAACAAGTTCGCCAAGGGTTGGTGGATAGTGGCGATCGCGCTGACTTGTTAGCTGTGGATGGTGACTCAATTCAGGATATCTTCCAGCAACTCCATCGTCTTCCCCCTAGTACAACCCACCTATTTATTAGTATTGGCGGTAATGATGCTCTGTGCTACGGAGCTATACTGCAAAATAGTACTCCATCCCTACCCGCAGCGCTCCAGCAAATTGCCACGATGAAAACAGAATTCAGTCGCAACTATCAACAAATGCTGCGAGCTGTTCTGAAATTGGGGTTACCCACAACTGTGTGTACTATTTATGACCAATGTCCGGTATTAGATCCAGCTTTGCGTCTGTTAGAGTTTACAGCGTTATCAATGTTTAATGATTGCATTACCCGGCAAGCTGTGGAATTCGGTTTACCCCTGATTGATTTGCGAGTTGTGTGTGATGAAGCGAGGGATTATTCCTCCCTTTCCCCCATTGAACCCTCCACAGTCGGAGGAGAAAAAATTGCCCGTTGCATTGTTCAAGTTGTAACAGAGCATAATTTCTCGTCCCATCGTACGATTTGCTACACCTAA
- a CDS encoding methyl-accepting chemotaxis protein: protein MNNKVNSDETQVQTSQPRKKYRGNIVRTNNRYDELALKILTKTPVIPDETPEMKPSLWERFTNLPIGRKQLIVLLASELLSIFVISSIGRLLITHNLDSLSLEQAKSEVMVSDINYNIKINQMGFGFRGQADNAAIIKAASIYNSGQTLNPEDKNQVKQILQNEIQARKIEYATLVGKDLKIIVNANADRTGEIFNPDNLVQEVFNYPRQIKVNSIVKSSEILREAPPLPNGVNRQDFLIRYTVTPVRDLQTRNVIGALVSGDIVNGKIPITKATLKATGGGYSAIYLRKPTGELSLVTSLYQGASQNINQAETDVALPPEGIALLRAATVTDGKPVAGKLKIGQQTYAIAAKAVPNKIIETEDEQLSIFGDAPVGILVRGTPQTTLNQLLGQSFWLELLSVYIAVIIILMGAYVLRRSIITPIQNLRLKAQSFATGDRTVRADVFAIDEIGQIAVSFNAMADSIVSQSHSQQNESYLTQLVNEINIRCRSSLNTQYILNTAVNRIRDALKTDRVIVYQFNPSWEGRVVAESVAVEFPVAIGAEINDSCFTQKSIHKYQQGTVLNIDNVETANLTECHLNLLKRFGIKANLVAPIVINNQLYGLLIAHQCSTPRNWQEVEINFLKQVAVPIAYALEKAALQEQIQQVSSQVESISQEKSLQQATIYQQIEKILQDIEHLSQGDLTVQTDVIPGEMSFVGEYINNTISNLRAIATKIQVSAQQVNSAIVDNDTAMSQFADTNLQQSAEIKQTLSHVEQFTVNLKDLLESTQQSATESYTIVDAAQENEVAIEMNLQNLRNLRTNIDDMAKKIKRLGESSQQLSRIIFLINQIAMQSNLLAVNAGLEIAREGKEEQNFAIVAEEVGELATHCTEATQEIEKIIENIQKDAQLTIKSMESGTIQVIESSHNLEITKQKLNQMLQVSQQVHELVQNISQSTTYKLTISEDLINAIENISHALDVNSHLSQEISQSLNQTVDISQELQESVAGFKTYLTLPQKYN, encoded by the coding sequence ATGAATAACAAAGTAAATTCTGACGAAACTCAAGTTCAAACATCGCAGCCAAGAAAAAAATATCGGGGAAATATCGTTCGTACGAACAATAGATATGATGAATTAGCTCTGAAAATTTTAACTAAAACCCCTGTAATTCCTGATGAGACTCCAGAGATGAAACCATCCCTTTGGGAAAGGTTTACTAACTTACCAATTGGGAGGAAACAGTTAATAGTCTTATTAGCTTCAGAACTATTATCAATTTTTGTAATTAGTTCTATCGGTAGACTATTAATTACCCATAACTTAGATAGTTTATCTTTAGAGCAAGCTAAGTCAGAAGTGATGGTCAGTGATATTAATTATAATATCAAAATTAACCAAATGGGATTTGGATTTAGGGGGCAAGCAGATAATGCTGCAATCATCAAGGCAGCAAGTATTTATAATTCTGGACAAACACTAAATCCTGAAGATAAAAACCAAGTTAAGCAAATCTTACAAAATGAGATTCAAGCTAGAAAAATAGAATATGCTACCTTAGTCGGAAAAGACTTAAAAATTATTGTTAATGCCAATGCGGATAGAACGGGTGAAATTTTTAATCCCGATAACTTGGTGCAAGAAGTCTTTAATTATCCGCGTCAAATTAAAGTTAACAGTATTGTCAAATCTTCGGAAATATTAAGAGAGGCTCCTCCTTTACCTAATGGTGTGAATCGTCAAGATTTCTTGATTCGTTATACTGTGACACCAGTCAGAGATTTACAAACAAGAAATGTCATTGGGGCTTTAGTTTCTGGAGATATTGTTAACGGTAAAATTCCTATTACCAAGGCAACTTTAAAGGCAACTGGGGGAGGTTATAGTGCGATTTATTTACGTAAGCCAACGGGAGAATTAAGCTTAGTTACTTCCCTATATCAAGGTGCATCTCAGAATATTAATCAAGCAGAAACAGATGTCGCTTTGCCCCCAGAAGGGATAGCATTATTAAGAGCAGCAACGGTAACAGATGGGAAACCGGTGGCTGGAAAGTTAAAAATTGGTCAGCAAACCTATGCGATCGCGGCAAAAGCAGTTCCCAATAAAATCATTGAAACGGAAGATGAGCAGTTAAGTATTTTTGGAGATGCTCCCGTGGGAATTTTGGTGCGGGGAACACCACAAACCACTCTCAATCAATTACTTGGTCAAAGTTTTTGGTTAGAGTTATTAAGTGTTTACATTGCAGTTATTATTATCTTAATGGGTGCATATGTTTTACGACGTTCTATCATTACACCTATCCAAAATTTAAGGCTGAAAGCTCAAAGTTTTGCTACTGGCGATCGCACTGTACGAGCTGATGTATTTGCCATCGATGAAATTGGGCAAATTGCAGTTAGTTTTAATGCCATGGCTGACAGTATAGTTTCCCAATCTCATAGCCAGCAAAATGAGTCATATCTGACACAACTTGTCAATGAAATCAATATCCGTTGCCGTAGCTCTTTAAATACACAGTATATTTTAAATACGGCAGTGAATCGTATCCGTGATGCCTTAAAAACCGATAGAGTTATTGTCTATCAATTTAATCCATCCTGGGAAGGCAGGGTAGTTGCAGAATCAGTGGCAGTAGAATTTCCTGTGGCAATTGGTGCAGAAATTAATGATTCATGCTTTACCCAGAAATCTATACACAAATATCAACAGGGTACTGTTTTAAATATCGATAACGTGGAGACAGCGAACTTAACAGAATGTCATCTAAATCTGTTAAAAAGATTTGGCATCAAAGCAAATTTAGTTGCACCAATTGTAATTAATAATCAGTTGTATGGCTTACTAATTGCCCATCAATGTTCGACACCACGCAATTGGCAAGAAGTCGAAATCAATTTTTTGAAGCAAGTTGCAGTACCGATTGCCTATGCATTAGAAAAAGCTGCCCTGCAAGAACAAATCCAGCAAGTTTCCTCCCAGGTAGAGTCTATTTCCCAAGAGAAATCCTTGCAGCAAGCCACAATATATCAGCAAATTGAAAAGATATTACAAGATATTGAGCATTTATCCCAAGGTGATCTGACTGTGCAAACAGATGTAATTCCTGGGGAAATGAGTTTTGTGGGTGAATATATCAACAACACCATCAGTAATTTACGGGCGATCGCCACCAAAATACAAGTTTCTGCACAGCAAGTTAATAGCGCGATCGTTGACAATGATACGGCAATGAGTCAATTTGCTGATACCAATCTGCAACAATCAGCAGAAATCAAGCAAACACTAAGCCATGTGGAACAATTCACTGTCAACCTCAAAGATTTACTAGAAAGTACCCAACAATCTGCAACAGAAAGTTACACCATAGTAGATGCTGCTCAGGAAAACGAAGTTGCCATAGAAATGAATCTCCAAAATCTCCGAAATCTTCGCACAAACATTGATGATATGGCGAAGAAAATCAAACGTTTAGGAGAATCTTCTCAGCAACTTTCTCGCATTATCTTTTTGATTAACCAAATTGCTATGCAAAGCAACCTGTTAGCAGTAAATGCAGGATTAGAAATAGCACGGGAAGGTAAAGAGGAGCAAAATTTTGCCATCGTTGCCGAAGAAGTTGGAGAACTTGCAACTCATTGTACTGAAGCCACCCAAGAAATTGAGAAAATTATCGAAAATATTCAAAAAGATGCTCAGTTAACTATCAAATCAATGGAATCGGGAACCATACAAGTCATAGAAAGTTCCCATAACTTAGAAATAACGAAGCAGAAACTTAATCAAATGTTACAAGTTTCCCAACAAGTTCATGAATTGGTACAAAATATTTCCCAATCTACAACATATAAACTGACAATATCAGAAGATTTAATCAATGCAATCGAAAATATATCTCATGCTTTAGATGTGAATAGTCACCTATCCCAAGAAATTTCCCAATCTTTAAATCAAACTGTAGACATTAGTCAGGAGTTACAAGAATCTGTGGCAGGTTTCAAAACCTATTTAACACTCCCCCAAAAGTACAATTAA
- a CDS encoding amino acid ABC transporter ATP-binding protein: MSVTEPLVSLRDLHKSFGKIEVLKGVSFDVNQGDVICIIGSSGSGKSTILRCINGLVDINSGFIRVGDFLVHELQSDKDKIRLRRMVSMVFQQYNLFPHRTALENVMMAPIHVLKQDKKEVEERAYQLLKKVRLQGKEKNYPAELSGGQQQRVAIARSLAMKPQVMLFDEVTAALDPETVKEVLRTIRELSEEGMTCLLVTHEMGFAREVADQIYFMDGGVILESGVPAEFFTNPRHERTKEFLSQIL; the protein is encoded by the coding sequence ATTTCCGTGACAGAACCATTAGTTTCTCTCCGAGATTTACATAAATCCTTTGGCAAAATAGAAGTATTAAAAGGCGTTTCCTTTGATGTTAACCAAGGAGATGTGATTTGTATTATTGGTTCCTCTGGTTCCGGGAAATCGACAATTTTACGCTGTATTAATGGGTTAGTTGATATTAATTCTGGCTTTATCCGTGTGGGAGATTTTCTTGTCCATGAGTTGCAGTCAGACAAGGATAAGATTCGTCTGCGACGTATGGTATCAATGGTGTTTCAACAGTATAATTTATTTCCCCATCGCACAGCTTTAGAAAACGTCATGATGGCACCAATTCATGTTTTAAAGCAAGATAAAAAAGAAGTAGAAGAACGTGCTTATCAATTATTGAAAAAAGTGCGTTTGCAAGGGAAAGAAAAGAATTATCCCGCAGAACTCTCCGGGGGACAACAGCAAAGGGTGGCGATCGCGCGTTCCCTAGCGATGAAACCCCAAGTTATGCTATTTGACGAAGTTACCGCAGCTCTGGATCCGGAGACAGTCAAAGAGGTATTACGAACCATCCGTGAGTTATCCGAGGAGGGAATGACTTGTTTACTTGTCACCCACGAAATGGGATTTGCTCGGGAAGTCGCTGACCAAATATACTTCATGGATGGAGGTGTAATTCTCGAAAGTGGTGTACCAGCAGAATTCTTCACCAATCCTCGACACGAACGTACCAAAGAGTTTCTCAGTCAAATCCTCTAA
- a CDS encoding amino acid ABC transporter permease, with protein sequence METKQTKSKFNWQKFLSIAIFTLLLIITFNYLRGNFLTAKEWETLIRRFPYILIGNQEGLAIKGGFALNIIMSIVCMVISTILGVFLGLGQTAQQPIVRWLSWFWTQFLRNSPWLVILYVMLYLLPFELNLGIIRVEFTSISKSIIGLSLVVAANISEIVRGAIQSIPSGQWEAARAMGYTGAQTLKLVILPQALRRMIPPWMNWYAILTMGTTLTNLVGVPEGLSTVRQVLELEGEKLAIPLYAVLMLLFFFYCYPIAWWTRKLEQRLIN encoded by the coding sequence ATGGAAACTAAACAGACAAAGAGCAAGTTTAACTGGCAAAAGTTTCTCAGTATTGCCATTTTTACCCTTTTATTGATTATTACTTTTAACTATCTGCGAGGCAACTTTTTAACTGCCAAAGAATGGGAAACTCTGATTCGTCGCTTTCCTTATATTCTCATTGGTAATCAAGAAGGATTGGCGATTAAAGGAGGTTTTGCCCTCAATATTATTATGAGTATTGTGTGTATGGTAATTAGTACCATCCTGGGTGTATTTTTGGGCTTAGGACAAACTGCACAGCAGCCAATAGTCCGATGGCTATCATGGTTCTGGACTCAATTTTTACGAAATTCCCCCTGGCTAGTTATCCTCTATGTCATGTTATATCTATTACCCTTTGAGCTAAACTTGGGGATAATTCGTGTGGAATTTACCAGCATTTCTAAATCTATTATTGGTTTATCTTTAGTAGTTGCGGCGAATATTTCCGAAATTGTTCGGGGTGCAATTCAATCTATTCCTTCGGGACAATGGGAAGCAGCAAGAGCAATGGGTTACACAGGAGCGCAAACATTAAAATTAGTGATTCTCCCTCAAGCTTTACGACGAATGATTCCCCCTTGGATGAATTGGTATGCAATTTTAACTATGGGTACAACCCTGACAAATTTAGTCGGTGTACCTGAGGGATTAAGCACAGTGCGTCAAGTATTAGAATTAGAGGGGGAAAAGTTAGCAATTCCTCTTTATGCTGTCCTGATGTTATTATTTTTCTTCTACTGTTATCCCATTGCTTGGTGGACAAGAAAATTAGAGCAGCGCTTAATAAATTAG